In [Leptolyngbya] sp. PCC 7376, a genomic segment contains:
- a CDS encoding TIGR03032 family protein, with the protein MNVGQTQVGDSEASEPLRSVHTQNFRDILVECGISLVISTYQADKVVVVRADRQELNTHFRVFEQPMGIAADHERLALGTAFEVWELRNVPAVAQKLDPPQKHDACYLPRDRHITGDIDIHEMAYCKDELWFVNTQFSCLCTLDRKNSFVPRWRPPFISAYDLGDRCHLNGLGVRDQKPRYITALGETNTPQGWRGNKRSGGILMDITTNETLARGLSMPHSPRWYRDRLWVLESGYGSLSTFNFKTGKLETIVQLPGFTRGLSFWGPLAFVGLSQVRETAIFSGLPITESMDSRYCGVWVVNIETAQIIAFLRFEDAVQEIFAVSILSGVRYPELINWDKTLLSSTFILPDEAIAEVDFSTLSTF; encoded by the coding sequence ATGAATGTAGGTCAAACACAAGTGGGTGATTCTGAGGCTTCTGAGCCATTACGGAGTGTCCATACTCAAAATTTTCGCGACATCTTAGTTGAGTGTGGGATTTCTCTTGTTATTTCGACCTATCAAGCAGACAAAGTCGTCGTTGTTCGAGCAGATCGGCAGGAACTTAATACGCATTTTCGAGTGTTTGAGCAGCCAATGGGGATTGCTGCGGATCATGAAAGGTTGGCACTCGGTACAGCTTTTGAGGTTTGGGAATTACGGAATGTTCCTGCGGTAGCGCAAAAACTCGATCCACCTCAGAAACATGATGCTTGTTATTTACCTCGCGATCGCCACATTACTGGGGATATTGATATTCATGAGATGGCGTACTGCAAAGATGAGTTGTGGTTTGTGAATACGCAGTTTTCTTGTCTCTGCACACTCGACCGAAAAAATAGTTTTGTACCCCGTTGGCGACCGCCATTTATTTCGGCCTATGATTTGGGCGATCGCTGCCACTTGAATGGCTTGGGTGTACGTGACCAAAAACCTCGTTACATTACAGCCCTCGGTGAAACAAATACCCCTCAGGGTTGGCGTGGTAATAAGCGTAGTGGCGGGATTTTAATGGACATCACAACGAATGAAACCTTGGCTCGTGGATTATCAATGCCTCATTCACCGCGCTGGTATCGCGATCGTCTCTGGGTTTTAGAGTCAGGTTATGGCAGTCTTTCCACGTTTAATTTCAAAACCGGCAAACTTGAAACGATTGTTCAGTTACCCGGTTTTACTCGTGGTTTGAGTTTTTGGGGGCCATTGGCGTTTGTGGGGCTGTCTCAAGTCCGCGAAACAGCTATTTTTAGTGGTTTACCCATTACTGAAAGTATGGATTCTCGTTACTGTGGTGTGTGGGTCGTGAATATTGAAACGGCACAGATCATTGCCTTTTTGAGATTTGAGGATGCAGTGCAAGAAATTTTTGCAGTATCTATTTTGTCAGGAGTTCGTTATCCAGAGTTAATCAATTGGGATAAAACGCTCCTCAGCTCGACGTTTATTTTGCCTGATGAGGCGATCGCCGAAGTTGATTTTTCAACACTCAGTACATTTTAA
- the cysC gene encoding adenylyl-sulfate kinase, translating into MEHRGVTVWFTGLSGAGKTTISQQIAKRLKKAGCKLEVLDGDIVRTNLTKGLGFSKEDRDENIRRIGFVSHLLTRNGVIVLVSAISPYREIRQEVRERVGDFVEVFANAPLAECEKRDVKGLYKRARAGEIKGFTGIDDPYEAPESPEVECRTDLEELKESVEKVLAKLTELGYLSA; encoded by the coding sequence ATGGAGCATCGTGGCGTAACAGTTTGGTTCACAGGTCTTAGCGGTGCGGGCAAGACAACGATTAGTCAGCAGATCGCCAAGCGTCTTAAGAAAGCTGGCTGTAAGCTTGAAGTTTTAGATGGCGATATTGTCCGTACAAATCTCACTAAAGGTTTAGGGTTTAGCAAAGAAGACCGAGATGAAAATATTCGTCGTATTGGTTTTGTTTCACATCTTCTCACCCGTAATGGCGTGATTGTCCTTGTTTCTGCGATCTCTCCCTATCGCGAAATTCGCCAGGAAGTCCGTGAGCGAGTCGGCGATTTTGTCGAAGTATTTGCTAATGCTCCCTTGGCTGAATGCGAAAAGCGTGATGTTAAGGGTTTATATAAGCGTGCTCGTGCAGGAGAAATTAAAGGTTTTACTGGTATTGATGATCCTTATGAAGCTCCTGAAAGTCCTGAAGTTGAGTGTCGTACAGACCTCGAAGAGCTAAAAGAAAGTGTTGAAAAAGTTTTAGCTAAGCTCACTGAGTTAGGCTATCTTTCTGCTTAA
- a CDS encoding DUF1825 family protein, with product MGFFDSEIVQQEAQSLFTDYQNLVQLGSEFGKFDREGKKMYIQQMEGVMDRYKIFMKRFELSDDFMAQMAVEQMKTQLGQFGMTPQQMFDQMNMTLERMKAQIPD from the coding sequence ATGGGATTTTTTGACTCAGAGATCGTTCAACAAGAAGCTCAAAGTCTATTTACGGATTATCAAAACCTCGTGCAGCTGGGTAGCGAGTTCGGTAAGTTTGACCGCGAAGGGAAGAAGATGTATATCCAGCAGATGGAAGGGGTGATGGATCGCTACAAGATTTTTATGAAGCGGTTTGAACTTTCTGATGATTTTATGGCGCAGATGGCTGTGGAGCAGATGAAAACTCAGCTTGGCCAGTTTGGCATGACGCCTCAACAAATGTTTGATCAAATGAATATGACTCTTGAGCGCATGAAGGCTCAGATTCCTGACTAA
- a CDS encoding tRNA (5-methylaminomethyl-2-thiouridine)(34)-methyltransferase MnmD, translating to MSFDPKITEDGSYTYFSEEFQEHYHSFAGAKREAEEKFLIPCRIAVQAQTKPKLRLLDICYGLGHNTAASLTEIWRVNPECEVEVIALENDPAIASAACQNNLLSPWSPVVAELLGELSQAFSLQTSQLKAQLLIGDARQTIQQAIAQGFKADAIFLDPFSPPKCPQLWTIEFFQLIAQCLDDQGYVATYSCAAAIRQAMTLANLKFGGTPGVGRRSPGTLARFITKELQPVSQQEAEHLQTRAAIPYRDPTLMGDRQTILEQRILEQNQTDLESTSQWKKRWLKKLATDTKTTLP from the coding sequence ATGTCTTTCGACCCAAAAATCACAGAGGATGGCTCCTACACATACTTTTCAGAGGAATTTCAGGAGCATTATCATTCGTTTGCGGGTGCAAAGCGGGAGGCTGAGGAGAAGTTCCTGATTCCCTGTCGGATTGCAGTGCAGGCTCAAACAAAACCCAAATTACGTTTGCTCGATATTTGCTATGGACTAGGACATAATACGGCAGCTTCTCTGACGGAAATTTGGCGGGTAAATCCAGAGTGTGAGGTCGAAGTAATTGCTTTAGAAAATGACCCGGCGATCGCCTCTGCTGCTTGCCAAAATAATTTACTGAGTCCTTGGTCTCCAGTGGTAGCAGAACTTCTGGGAGAACTCAGCCAAGCGTTTTCGCTACAAACATCTCAGCTCAAAGCACAATTACTCATTGGGGATGCCCGCCAAACAATACAACAGGCGATCGCCCAAGGATTTAAAGCAGATGCCATTTTTCTGGATCCTTTTTCTCCACCGAAATGTCCCCAACTTTGGACTATTGAATTTTTTCAGCTCATTGCTCAGTGCTTAGACGATCAAGGCTATGTCGCGACCTATTCCTGTGCTGCGGCAATACGACAGGCTATGACTCTCGCTAACCTGAAATTTGGAGGGACTCCTGGTGTTGGACGGCGATCGCCAGGGACTTTGGCGCGCTTTATCACTAAAGAGCTGCAACCTGTCTCGCAGCAAGAAGCAGAGCATCTCCAAACTCGGGCAGCTATTCCCTATCGCGACCCAACATTAATGGGCGATCGCCAAACGATTTTAGAGCAACGAATCTTAGAGCAAAATCAGACTGACCTTGAATCCACGAGTCAATGGAAAAAACGTTGGCTAAAAAAATTGGCGACTGATACAAAAACGACGCTCCCTTAG
- a CDS encoding HAD family hydrolase — protein sequence MVVTKTIAFDFDGVLCDGLAEYFHSSAIACEEVFQVRLAQERLEQIRPAFYELRPVIETGWEMVALIGILLEGSETQIIWRDWQKTLRTALNNWGLTKKAFMVALDDVRDRQITTELDNWLSFHRFYDGMSACIAQLLADHKTKVYIITTKEARFAHQLLRHQDIHFPRGNIFGKETKQPKTQILKQLSNGDLSPFWFIEDRLKTLEKVQQDPELKYLKLFLATWGYNRPTDCENLVSKNITAVDLAAWPMAIAQFLAA from the coding sequence ATGGTGGTCACTAAAACCATTGCCTTTGATTTTGATGGCGTGCTGTGTGATGGTCTGGCGGAATATTTTCATTCGTCGGCGATCGCCTGTGAAGAGGTTTTCCAAGTTCGCTTAGCCCAAGAGAGATTAGAGCAAATCCGTCCTGCCTTTTATGAGCTGCGTCCAGTTATCGAAACAGGTTGGGAAATGGTTGCACTTATTGGCATATTGTTGGAAGGTAGCGAAACACAGATTATTTGGCGAGATTGGCAGAAAACTCTTAGGACTGCTCTCAACAATTGGGGTCTCACTAAGAAGGCATTCATGGTGGCATTAGATGATGTGCGCGATCGCCAAATTACGACGGAGCTAGACAATTGGTTATCCTTCCATCGTTTTTATGATGGGATGTCTGCTTGCATAGCCCAATTACTTGCCGACCACAAGACCAAGGTTTATATCATTACGACGAAGGAAGCTCGTTTTGCTCATCAATTATTGAGACACCAGGATATCCATTTTCCGAGGGGAAATATTTTTGGCAAAGAGACAAAACAGCCAAAAACTCAAATTCTTAAACAGCTTTCAAATGGTGATTTATCTCCCTTTTGGTTTATCGAAGATCGTTTAAAAACCTTGGAGAAAGTACAACAAGATCCAGAGCTTAAATATTTGAAATTATTTCTCGCTACTTGGGGCTACAATCGACCGACTGACTGTGAGAATTTAGTGTCGAAAAATATTACAGCGGTAGATTTAGCGGCTTGGCCAATGGCAATTGCACAATTTTTAGCAGCTTAA